The following is a genomic window from Clostridia bacterium.
TTCCACACCCGTGCCTGCCCGAGCGGAACTGTCCGGAGCTGCGGGAAGAAGAGATCAAGAGTATCATCCCCCGACAGCTCGCCCTGCTCCATAAGCATGAGAGCCGCCATGGTGGTTGCGACAGGCTTGGTGAGAGAGGCCACATCGAAAAGGCTATCCCACTGCATGGGAGCGCCTGCGCAAACCGAGAGCGGTGAGGCCGGGTCCGACTCTGTGGACCCGATTCTGCCAGCGCCAGCCACCTGCTTCAGGATTATCTCACCATCCTTCGCCACGGCAGCCACGGCGCCTGGGTACGCATTCCTGAGCGGATCGCTCCCGCACCACCTCTCCACAACGTTCGCCGCCCCGTACATGCCTGGGTCGCAGATTAGGTTCATGACCAATACCTCACAATTCCGGCGCCTCCACAGCGGCCTAGCATCGTCGAAAGCATCTGGAGAGCGGAAGCCACATGCAATGGTGTATCCTGCCGCGGCGGTGAACACTATCCGCCTCCGCCCATCATTCTCCACCCGTTATTCCTTCGCCTCTGAGGGCGATACCCCCTTCTCCCACGCCGCTCCATCGTGTAAGCTTAATGGAAGTGCCATCACAGCTCATTGGGTGGGCGCGGAAGGAGAACCCATGGACGTCAGCACTGTAAGCAGCAGGAACCACGAGCAAGCCGATTGGGAACCTCAAGATGGAGCCAGGATTCCGACTGGACTTGGATGGCTCTACATTGTCCGAGCAGGTGAAGACGATGTGGATGGGGCCTTCGATATCATGGTGGATACCATGAAGTGGGTATGCTCAATTGGAGTTCCCCAGCCCGAATGGCTCTTCACTGAGGAGGGCCGAGCACACATACGAAAGGCCGTAACATATCGCGAGTTCTACCTTGCGTTTTGCGGCAGCGAGCCTGTAGCCAGCCTGTGGATCAGCCCGGCAGACCCTCCTAACTGGGGCGAGAGCATTGGAAACGATGGCCTCGCAGGCTACATCCACGGATTCGGCGTGAAGCGCGCGTTCGCAGGCAACGGCATCGGCCGAGCTCTGCTCGACTGGGCAAGCGCCCGCATTGCTGAACTGGGGCGGAAGTATGTGAGGCTCGACTGTGACGGTGAGAACCCCGGAATCTGCAGATACTACGAGAGCCTTGGATTCCGCGAACGCGGATCCGTTCCGAATCGTGGCAGCTTCAACAGGCTTTTCGAGAGAGCGACCAAGCGCGTTTCGCAGGTGTAGGCCTGCGAAACCGTCATTCTGGAGGCGGATTCCCAGCGAATGTGGCGCCGGGGCGCACCCGCTCCATTCCAGGAACGCCGCCACGGATCACTTCCTACCAGCCTGGCGCTGCGATCCTCGGGGCGTGCCCGTGAGGCGTGCCCGTGAGGCGCCCGGCGCCGGCGAAATCGACGAGTTTCTCAATAATGAGCGTGGACCCGCCTCGAACACCTCAGTTTTGAGCA
Proteins encoded in this region:
- a CDS encoding GNAT family N-acetyltransferase — translated: MDVSTVSSRNHEQADWEPQDGARIPTGLGWLYIVRAGEDDVDGAFDIMVDTMKWVCSIGVPQPEWLFTEEGRAHIRKAVTYREFYLAFCGSEPVASLWISPADPPNWGESIGNDGLAGYIHGFGVKRAFAGNGIGRALLDWASARIAELGRKYVRLDCDGENPGICRYYESLGFRERGSVPNRGSFNRLFERATKRVSQV